The proteins below are encoded in one region of Planctomycetaceae bacterium:
- a CDS encoding sigma-54 dependent transcriptional regulator, giving the protein MLQAKQGLSDDDVVSQDTSYFCSSCPPSLPFVGLSPGICEVLDTIKTVGASGLNPILIMGETGTGKEMVARAVHLWRCGEAADFVAVNCASLSETLLESELFGHVKGAFTSADRDKTGLFELAGSGTLFLDEISEIPTTLQAKLLRVLQERCFRKVGGTKEVPCQATVVATTNRSLTEEVEVGAFRRDLYYRLAVLPVIIPPLRSPQRRSDIPLLAEYFLKHSPLTLQSRPSGISNDAMDRLMAHPWPGNVRELKNVMDRAIILANQDEVTAESLRFDTQSSADPESPGQPSREDFSLEAAEREFILRALKETGWQRNRAAVLLGITRTTLYAKLKRYDIKMPPVSGFPSDQAWHQS; this is encoded by the coding sequence ATGCTTCAGGCCAAGCAAGGCCTTTCCGACGACGACGTGGTGTCGCAGGATACCTCGTATTTTTGTTCATCCTGCCCGCCATCGCTGCCGTTTGTCGGCCTCAGCCCCGGCATCTGCGAGGTGCTCGACACGATCAAAACCGTCGGCGCCAGCGGTCTCAACCCGATCCTGATCATGGGCGAGACCGGTACGGGCAAAGAAATGGTCGCACGAGCGGTCCACCTGTGGCGCTGCGGGGAAGCGGCGGATTTTGTGGCCGTCAACTGCGCCTCGCTGAGCGAGACGCTTCTGGAAAGCGAATTGTTCGGTCATGTCAAAGGCGCCTTCACCAGCGCCGATCGGGACAAGACAGGCCTGTTCGAACTGGCCGGCAGCGGCACGCTATTCCTGGACGAAATTAGCGAGATTCCTACTACGCTCCAGGCCAAGTTGCTGCGAGTGCTTCAGGAGCGGTGCTTTCGCAAGGTCGGCGGCACGAAGGAAGTCCCCTGTCAGGCGACAGTTGTGGCCACCACCAACCGTTCGCTGACCGAAGAGGTCGAAGTGGGAGCCTTCCGTCGCGACCTCTATTATCGTCTGGCCGTTCTTCCGGTGATCATTCCGCCGCTTCGAAGCCCTCAGCGTCGCAGCGACATTCCATTGCTGGCGGAGTACTTCCTCAAGCACTCGCCGCTGACGCTCCAGTCGCGCCCGTCGGGCATTTCCAACGACGCCATGGACCGCCTGATGGCCCACCCCTGGCCCGGCAACGTGCGAGAACTCAAGAACGTCATGGACCGCGCGATCATCCTGGCCAATCAGGATGAAGTCACGGCCGAGAGCCTGCGATTTGACACTCAATCTTCCGCCGACCCCGAGTCGCCGGGGCAACCGTCCCGAGAGGATTTTTCGCTTGAGGCTGCTGAACGCGAGTTCATCCTGCGGGCGCTCAAGGAGACCGGATGGCAGCGCAACCGCGCTGCGGTTCTGCTGGGTATCACGCGAACGACGCTCTACGCCAAACTCAAGCGGTACGACATCAAGATGCCCCCGGTATCGGGTTTCCCTTCGGACCAGGCTTGGCACCAGTCTTAG
- a CDS encoding response regulator has translation MEIHAMVVDDSGIMRKMVMRNLMETRLANFSFTEAADGLDAIKKLPEKPVDMMFVDWNMPNMTGIELVMHVRQNQKRHVPIVMVTTEGTMGKVEEALDKGGVDCYIVKPFTKDIMIQKLQPLFERLNNAQTIKPGGFFSKLAKLAS, from the coding sequence ATGGAAATACATGCAATGGTCGTGGACGATTCGGGAATCATGCGAAAGATGGTCATGAGGAACCTCATGGAGACGCGGCTGGCGAACTTCAGCTTCACCGAGGCCGCCGATGGCCTCGATGCAATCAAGAAACTCCCCGAAAAGCCCGTCGACATGATGTTCGTCGACTGGAACATGCCCAACATGACCGGCATCGAGTTGGTCATGCACGTCCGGCAGAACCAGAAGCGCCACGTGCCCATCGTCATGGTCACCACCGAAGGGACCATGGGCAAGGTCGAGGAAGCCCTCGATAAGGGCGGCGTCGACTGCTACATCGTCAAACCCTTCACCAAAGACATCATGATCCAGAAGCTCCAGCCGCTCTTTGAGCGTCTCAACAACGCCCAGACCATCAAGCCCGGCGGCTTCTTTTCCAAATTGGCCAAGCTTGCAAGCTAA
- a CDS encoding chemotaxis protein CheX yields MDIQTRVMPAGLERGECVPQAAVDILMMTCGLQPREDDVLDETILHDAALMAVISLVGDVGWSVFIGIPQGTAEPLVQKFAGFEVPFDSPDMCDAIGELCNIFAGDIKAKLDAQGVRAEISLPSVTRGEKLSMLFPKHSPVHRSTFSTDLGKLLIGVGAKSAA; encoded by the coding sequence GTGGATATACAGACAAGAGTCATGCCGGCAGGACTGGAGCGAGGCGAATGCGTGCCGCAGGCGGCCGTCGACATCCTCATGATGACCTGCGGACTGCAACCGCGGGAAGATGACGTCCTCGACGAGACCATCCTGCACGACGCGGCCCTGATGGCCGTCATCTCGCTGGTGGGCGACGTGGGCTGGTCGGTGTTCATCGGGATTCCCCAAGGCACCGCCGAACCGCTGGTGCAGAAGTTCGCCGGTTTTGAAGTGCCCTTCGACAGCCCGGACATGTGCGACGCCATCGGCGAACTGTGCAACATCTTCGCCGGCGATATCAAGGCCAAACTCGACGCCCAGGGCGTGCGGGCGGAGATCTCGCTGCCCAGCGTCACGCGGGGCGAAAAGCTGAGCATGCTCTTTCCCAAGCACTCTCCTGTGCATCGCAGCACTTTTTCCACGGACCTGGGCAAACTGCTCATCGGCGTGGGGGCCAAGTCGGCGGCGTAA